One part of the Fundidesulfovibrio soli genome encodes these proteins:
- a CDS encoding ABC transporter ATP-binding protein — protein MLTLTNLDISYGRIRAVRRVSMHVDAGEIVALIGANGAGKTTLLSAISGLLRPEAGQVVFDGKDVTRFAPEKIVRLGLSHVPERRLVFKPLSVADNLLLGSYTRHGKTPRSVLDQDLESVYAMFPVLRERARQPAGTLSGGEQQMLAIGRALMAGPKMLLLDEPGMGLAPTVCRDIFKRVLQLREERGLTVLLVEQNAKSALAVADRGYVLETGRVILQGQSSELLANRDVQRAYLGRDKSREE, from the coding sequence ATGTGGACGCGGGCGAGATCGTGGCCCTGATCGGGGCCAACGGCGCGGGCAAGACCACCCTGCTCTCCGCCATCTCCGGCCTGCTGCGGCCCGAGGCGGGCCAGGTGGTCTTCGACGGCAAGGACGTGACCCGCTTCGCCCCGGAAAAAATCGTGCGCCTGGGCCTCTCCCACGTGCCGGAGCGCCGCCTGGTGTTTAAGCCCCTCTCCGTGGCCGACAACCTGCTCCTGGGCTCCTACACGCGCCACGGCAAGACGCCGCGCTCCGTGCTGGACCAGGACCTGGAGTCGGTGTACGCCATGTTCCCGGTGCTGCGCGAACGCGCCCGCCAGCCCGCCGGGACGCTCTCCGGAGGCGAGCAGCAGATGCTGGCCATCGGGCGCGCGCTCATGGCCGGGCCGAAGATGCTGCTGCTGGACGAGCCGGGCATGGGCCTGGCCCCCACCGTCTGCCGCGATATCTTCAAGCGCGTGCTGCAGCTGCGCGAGGAGCGCGGGCTCACCGTGCTTCTGGTGGAGCAGAACGCCAAGAGCGCGCTGGCCGTGGCCGACAGGGGCTACGTTCTGGAGACCGGCAGGGTCATCCTGCAGGGCCAGTCCTCCGAACTGCTCGCCAACCGGGACGTGCAGCGCGCATACCTTGGGCGCGACAAATCACGAGAGGAGTGA